Part of the Vibrio sp. SCSIO 43137 genome, GCGGTTCGCTAAGGAGTTTTTTACGGATGAGCAATGAGTCCTGTGCTTTCTCCCCGACATAACTTGCCTGCGCCCGGAAGGCAAAATCTGTCTTCAGGGGGTCGAACTCACCGGCCTCTATAAAAAGCTTAAAATCTACTTTCGGATGAGAGCCCATATAAGCAGAAATTATAGAGGTCAGGTATTGGCGGGCAAACAGCGGAGTTGAAGAGATACGGATCTCACCCTGCAGCTCCTCAGCCATGTTTTTTACATCTTCTATCAGGGTATCGATCTGAGGGATCATGGAAGAGAAGCGCTGATAGAGTAACTGGCCGGCCTGAGTTACCGCAAACTGCCGGGTGCTTCTTTTGATTAACTCGACATTCAGCAGCTCTTCAAGCTCCTTTACCCAGCGGCTGCCAGCCGCCGGAGATATTCCCTGCTGACTTGCCGCCTGCCGGAAGGAACCGCAATCAACCACAGCGCAGAAAAAAACCATTTTATCCACTACTGGTTGTCTGCTGTTCAGGCCGCCTTTACTCATCGGCTGCTAACCAAGCCTTTTTCCAGCGCTATCATCACCAGTGCAGCCGTTGAGCTTGCTCCCAGCTTCTTTTTTATTCTGAGACGATGAGTTTCAACGGTTCTGACACTGATACACAAGTTATCAGCTATCTCTTTATTGCCGGCTCCGCTGACAATAGCCTGCAACACATCCAGCTCTCTTTTTGTCAGGGTGTCATCTTTAGCTTCCGGCTTTTCATTGATCTGCTCCAGCAATTTGTCTGATGCCTGCGGGCTTAAATAGGAGTGCCCCTGAGCCACCTGATTGATGGCGACAACCAGATCATCAGAACCAACATCTTTAAGCACATAACCTTTTGCACCGGATTTTATCGACCGGACGACATACTCTTTAGTGTCATGCATAGAGAGCATAATCACTGACGTTTCCGTTCGCTCTTTCTGTAGTGTTTCAAGTACCTCTATACCGTTCATATCCGGCATATTGATATCCAGTAACAACACATCCGGATTCAGCTCTCTTGTGGCTTTTAATGCATCATTCCCGCTACCGACACAAGCCAGAATGGTCAGGTTTTCCTCGCTCTCAAGCCTTGATTTCAGGCCATCCTGCATCATTCTGTGGTCGTCAGCT contains:
- a CDS encoding LysR family transcriptional regulator gives rise to the protein MSKGGLNSRQPVVDKMVFFCAVVDCGSFRQAASQQGISPAAGSRWVKELEELLNVELIKRSTRQFAVTQAGQLLYQRFSSMIPQIDTLIEDVKNMAEELQGEIRISSTPLFARQYLTSIISAYMGSHPKVDFKLFIEAGEFDPLKTDFAFRAQASYVGEKAQDSLLIRKKLLSEPLFLCASPSYLKRVASPESPEELKNHRCLYARTLLGGNRWYFRQGERSVVVDIKDALECDNSEMLRDLAIQGAGIAYLPQSVVEESIESGELINVMTDYQCASFDIYIYYRPRNPMPERCIQFKNYLFEELGCLL
- a CDS encoding response regulator, producing the protein MIKLVLADDHRMMQDGLKSRLESEENLTILACVGSGNDALKATRELNPDVLLLDINMPDMNGIEVLETLQKERTETSVIMLSMHDTKEYVVRSIKSGAKGYVLKDVGSDDLVVAINQVAQGHSYLSPQASDKLLEQINEKPEAKDDTLTKRELDVLQAIVSGAGNKEIADNLCISVRTVETHRLRIKKKLGASSTAALVMIALEKGLVSSR